In Pseudomonas sp. MM213, a genomic segment contains:
- a CDS encoding sterol desaturase family protein, translating to MDALVLLFNGLTEWVIEPVTRQFLGLFDLNGRMGVLFLFSSYSIAYALFRFRKHRGLTDAQSFGQFIGGRRVYFHRSALLDYRYYFVRAILKVALVLPIVGLVDPLVLRSGDYIAFFTNLWGARVQVEQNLSLSLLYGLGVFLVKDFMAYWAHRAFHSKWLWAFHKVHHSAPVLVPATASRVHFVEKIVEKLSTIIGIGAYAGVFWYACGGEISRYTLFGVTWLVFILNGLVGNLRHSHVWLSFGPVFEHVLNSPAQHQIHHSDAPHHFNKNFSINLSLWDWMFGTLYVTTSKPEALRFGTGDQDSERYLTVYSLIVTPFVDIARKVRSTKRPDRSRAPLRTIQNALAEVEVRHDN from the coding sequence GTGGATGCCCTTGTGCTGCTTTTTAACGGCCTGACCGAGTGGGTGATTGAGCCCGTCACTCGCCAGTTCCTGGGCCTTTTCGATCTGAACGGGCGCATGGGTGTACTGTTTCTGTTCTCGTCTTACAGCATCGCTTACGCCCTGTTCCGGTTCAGGAAACATCGAGGTCTCACCGACGCGCAGTCGTTCGGGCAGTTCATCGGCGGGCGTCGGGTGTATTTCCATCGTTCGGCGTTGCTCGATTACCGCTACTACTTCGTGCGGGCGATTCTGAAAGTGGCGTTGGTGTTGCCGATTGTCGGTCTGGTGGACCCGCTCGTCCTGCGCTCCGGAGACTACATCGCCTTTTTCACCAACCTGTGGGGCGCACGGGTGCAAGTGGAGCAGAATCTTTCACTGTCCTTGCTCTACGGGCTGGGCGTTTTCCTGGTGAAAGACTTCATGGCCTACTGGGCGCACCGCGCCTTCCATTCCAAATGGCTGTGGGCATTCCACAAGGTCCACCATTCGGCGCCGGTGCTGGTTCCAGCGACCGCCAGCCGGGTTCATTTCGTGGAAAAGATTGTCGAAAAACTCTCGACGATCATCGGCATCGGCGCCTATGCCGGCGTCTTCTGGTACGCCTGCGGCGGCGAGATCAGCCGCTATACTTTGTTCGGCGTAACCTGGCTGGTGTTCATCCTCAACGGGCTGGTGGGAAACCTGCGTCACAGTCATGTCTGGCTGTCGTTCGGCCCGGTGTTCGAACATGTGCTGAACAGCCCGGCCCAGCACCAGATTCATCACAGCGACGCACCGCACCATTTCAACAAGAACTTCAGCATCAACCTGTCACTGTGGGACTGGATGTTCGGCACGCTCTACGTCACCACGTCGAAACCCGAAGCCCTGCGGTTCGGCACCGGTGATCAGGATTCTGAGCGTTACCTGACGGTTTACAGCCTGATCGTCACGCCGTTTGTGGACATCGCCCGCAAGGTCCGTTCGACCAAACGACCTGATCGTTCGCGGGCGCCCTTGCGAACAATCCAGAATGCGTTAGCAGAAGTGGAGGTGAGACATGACAACTGA
- a CDS encoding M15 family metallopeptidase codes for MRPLRTIARPWLQSLLLLGSVLAGMSSAEPRPGHMVYLRAIDPSIEQDIRYASPHNFTGHPLDGYAAAECLLTLDAAKALARVQASLRTQGYGLKVFDCYRPNRAVADMGRFATEPGDPRKAEFYPRVDKQDFWRLGYVARVSNHSRGSTVDLTLTGPKALPASTWTPSATQVDCTAPYDQRWHDGALDMGTGFDCFDERAHTANPTINATAQDNRQRLGSAMAKEGFSGYSKEWWHFTYGSAQAPNNVMDFPITPLDANAALDASHQLIVVTTKNWDDLQGSAQRYERDGNSFRKYGEAFAVVVGKNGMAWGKGLDNVEPGAEPVKHEGDGKAPAGIFTLGTAFGYETSADTKLPYLALTATTECVDDSHSEHYNTLVDGAAMPKDWNSSERMRSEEGYRKGIVIEHNTPASPASGSCIFFHIWRSPTSPTAGCTAMDQADISRLFDWLDPQQSPLLVQMPEAQYEHVRERWNLPER; via the coding sequence ATGCGCCCTCTTCGCACCATCGCCCGCCCCTGGCTGCAATCGCTGCTGTTGCTGGGCAGCGTCCTGGCGGGCATGTCCAGTGCCGAGCCGCGGCCGGGGCACATGGTCTATCTGCGAGCGATTGATCCGAGCATCGAGCAAGACATTCGCTACGCCAGCCCCCACAACTTCACCGGTCACCCACTCGACGGTTATGCCGCCGCCGAATGCCTGTTGACGCTGGACGCCGCCAAAGCGCTCGCCCGGGTACAAGCGTCGTTGCGCACGCAAGGCTACGGTTTGAAGGTGTTTGATTGTTATCGCCCGAATCGGGCGGTGGCCGATATGGGCCGCTTTGCCACCGAACCGGGCGACCCACGCAAGGCCGAGTTCTACCCGCGTGTGGACAAGCAGGACTTCTGGCGCCTGGGGTATGTGGCGCGGGTGTCGAATCACTCCAGAGGCTCGACCGTGGACCTGACACTCACCGGGCCCAAGGCGTTGCCCGCCAGCACCTGGACGCCCTCGGCCACGCAGGTCGATTGCACCGCCCCCTACGATCAGCGCTGGCATGACGGCGCACTCGACATGGGCACCGGCTTCGATTGCTTCGATGAGCGGGCGCATACCGCCAACCCGACGATCAATGCGACCGCGCAGGACAATCGCCAGCGGCTCGGCAGCGCCATGGCAAAAGAAGGCTTCTCCGGGTACTCGAAAGAATGGTGGCACTTCACTTATGGCAGCGCACAGGCACCGAACAACGTGATGGATTTCCCCATTACGCCGCTCGACGCCAATGCCGCACTCGACGCCAGCCATCAGCTGATTGTGGTCACCACAAAAAACTGGGATGACCTGCAAGGCAGCGCCCAGCGCTATGAGCGCGACGGGAACAGCTTCCGCAAATATGGCGAGGCGTTTGCGGTGGTGGTCGGCAAAAACGGCATGGCCTGGGGCAAAGGGTTGGACAACGTTGAGCCAGGTGCAGAACCCGTCAAACACGAAGGCGATGGAAAAGCGCCGGCCGGGATTTTCACGCTGGGAACAGCGTTCGGTTACGAGACCAGCGCCGACACGAAACTGCCCTACCTCGCACTGACAGCGACCACCGAATGCGTGGACGACAGCCATTCCGAACACTACAACACCCTGGTCGACGGCGCGGCGATGCCCAAGGACTGGAACAGCTCAGAACGCATGCGCAGCGAAGAAGGCTATCGCAAAGGCATTGTCATCGAGCACAACACACCAGCGTCCCCCGCCTCGGGCTCGTGCATCTTTTTCCACATCTGGCGTAGCCCGACATCGCCGACGGCGGGTTGCACGGCCATGGATCAGGCGGACATCAGCCGATTGTTCGACTGGCTCGATCCGCAACAGTCTCCCCTGCTGGTGCAAATGCCCGAGGCGCAATACGAGCACGTTCGCGAGCGCTGGAACCTGCCGGAACGGTGA
- a CDS encoding nuclear transport factor 2 family protein, giving the protein MTTDSAEKESVKEAVKLYVEGMVFADEASLRKAFHPSCRIIGHFQKALEWLSLDEFVDAIKTEGPAAKEVKPFWEVIDLDITGDAAAVKIIDDYAGMRFTDYLSLLKIDDRWVIINKLYYYHES; this is encoded by the coding sequence ATGACAACTGATTCCGCGGAAAAAGAGTCTGTCAAAGAAGCCGTCAAACTTTATGTCGAGGGTATGGTCTTCGCTGACGAAGCCTCGTTGCGAAAAGCATTTCATCCGTCTTGTCGCATCATCGGTCACTTCCAAAAAGCGCTTGAATGGCTGTCCCTTGATGAGTTTGTCGACGCGATCAAAACCGAAGGCCCGGCGGCAAAAGAGGTGAAGCCTTTTTGGGAAGTGATTGACCTGGACATAACAGGCGACGCCGCCGCCGTAAAAATCATCGATGATTATGCGGGGATGAGGTTTACCGATTACCTGTCGTTACTGAAGATCGATGATCGCTGGGTCATCATCAACAAACTGTACTACTACCATGAGTCGTGA
- a CDS encoding GNAT family N-acetyltransferase, translated as MDVQVHRADATHIDQVASLFDAYRGFYGQPSNLNQSRHFIAERIARDESVIFFARDTDGEALGFVQLFPTFSSIDAHRTWLLGDLFTAPAARGRGVATRLMNTARDFAVLSGAKGLVLETATDNHGAQRLYEALGYVRDTGYYTYCLDLKQG; from the coding sequence ATGGATGTTCAGGTACATCGCGCCGACGCAACGCACATCGATCAAGTCGCCAGCCTCTTCGACGCCTATCGGGGGTTTTATGGCCAGCCCTCGAACCTGAATCAGTCCCGCCACTTTATCGCCGAGCGCATTGCCCGGGATGAATCCGTGATCTTCTTCGCCCGGGACACCGACGGCGAAGCACTGGGTTTCGTCCAGTTGTTCCCGACCTTTTCGTCTATCGATGCGCATCGCACCTGGCTGCTCGGCGACCTGTTCACCGCGCCTGCCGCCCGAGGACGCGGGGTCGCAACGCGGCTGATGAACACCGCGCGCGACTTCGCGGTGTTGAGCGGCGCCAAAGGCCTGGTGCTGGAAACCGCCACGGACAATCACGGTGCGCAGCGGTTGTATGAAGCCTTGGGCTATGTGCGCGATACGGGTTACTACACCTATTGCCTGGATTTGAAGCAGGGCTGA
- a CDS encoding methylated-DNA--[protein]-cysteine S-methyltransferase: MSYTFTTMASPVGELKLVANGSRLAAILWENDKPNRVRLGPMSEAADNPVLVRAVQQLQEYFAGTRNRFDLELDFAGTDFQKKVWQALLTIPFGETRSYSQIAEQIGNPSAVRAVGAANGKNPISIIAPCHRVIGASGKLTGFAGGLEAKELLLTLEGGQWGGTGRLEGF, from the coding sequence ATGAGTTACACCTTCACCACCATGGCGTCGCCGGTCGGCGAGTTGAAGCTGGTCGCGAACGGTTCGAGACTGGCGGCCATCCTCTGGGAAAACGACAAACCGAATCGCGTACGGCTCGGGCCGATGAGTGAGGCGGCGGACAACCCGGTCCTGGTGCGCGCGGTTCAACAGTTGCAGGAATACTTCGCAGGCACACGAAACCGCTTCGACCTGGAACTGGATTTCGCCGGGACGGACTTTCAGAAAAAGGTGTGGCAGGCCCTGCTGACCATTCCGTTCGGCGAAACGCGCAGCTATAGCCAGATTGCCGAGCAGATCGGCAACCCGAGCGCAGTGCGTGCAGTGGGTGCGGCGAATGGCAAGAACCCGATCTCGATTATTGCGCCGTGCCATCGGGTGATCGGCGCGTCGGGGAAATTGACCGGGTTTGCAGGTGGGCTTGAGGCGAAGGAATTATTGCTGACCCTGGAAGGCGGCCAATGGGGTGGGACCGGGCGACTGGAAGGCTTTTGA
- a CDS encoding cysteine hydrolase family protein, with the protein MTTAMLIIDVQRALCTGEYECFEISRVIDTINGLSTRARKAGVPVVLIQHEEEGSPLAYNADGWQLAEGLETSTKDWHVRKTTPDSFYQTNLQKLLPVQDFERLVICGLQTDYCVNATVRQALQLGYDVVLAADAHSTVDNGNIPAEDIIAEHNKDLAHLTGSVARIDVIPAADITF; encoded by the coding sequence ATGACCACTGCAATGTTGATCATCGATGTCCAGCGAGCACTTTGCACGGGCGAGTACGAGTGCTTCGAAATCTCACGTGTCATCGACACCATTAACGGGCTCAGCACCCGTGCCCGAAAGGCCGGGGTTCCGGTGGTGCTGATTCAGCATGAGGAAGAAGGCAGTCCGCTGGCGTATAACGCTGACGGCTGGCAACTGGCCGAAGGGCTGGAGACCTCGACCAAGGATTGGCACGTACGCAAGACCACACCGGATTCGTTCTACCAGACCAACCTGCAAAAGCTGCTGCCGGTGCAGGATTTCGAACGCCTGGTCATTTGCGGTTTGCAAACCGACTATTGCGTCAACGCCACAGTGCGTCAGGCGTTGCAACTGGGGTACGACGTGGTGCTGGCGGCTGACGCTCACTCCACGGTCGACAACGGCAACATCCCCGCCGAAGACATCATCGCCGAGCACAACAAGGACCTGGCGCATTTGACCGGTTCAGTGGCACGGATCGACGTGATACCCGCCGCCGACATCACGTTCTAG
- the ggt gene encoding gamma-glutamyltransferase yields the protein MKFEPFAKSLIATSLALSCLAAHAASVAPVAAENGMVVTAQHLASHVGVDVLKNGGNAVDAAVAVGYALAVVYPAAGNLGGGGFMTIQLADGRKTFLDFREKAPLAATADMYLDKEGNVVPDLSTRGHLAVGVPGTVSGMELALKTYGTKPRKEVIAPAIKLAEDGFVLEQGDVDLLESATDVFKKDMKDSGSIFLSNGEPMQVGQKLVQKDLGKTLREISEKGADGFYKGWVADAIVTSSQANKGIITQADLDKYKTRELAPIECDYRGYHVVSAPPPSSGGVVICEIMNILDGYPMKDLGYRSAQGMHYQIEAMRHAYVDRNSYLGDPDFVKNPIAHLLDKNYASKIRAAINPQKAGVSRELKPGVAPHEGSNTTHYSIVDKWGNAVSVTYTLNDWFGAGVMASKTGVILNDEMDDFTSKIGVPNMYGLVQGEANAIAPGKAPLSSMSPTIVTKDGKVVMVVGTPGGSRIITATLLTILNVIDYGMNIQEAVDAPRFHQQWLPEETNLEAFTTSPDTVKLLESWGHKFAGPQDANHIAAILVGAPSLEGKPVGKNRFYGANDPRRNTGLSLGY from the coding sequence ATGAAGTTCGAACCTTTTGCCAAATCGCTCATCGCGACTTCATTGGCACTCAGTTGCCTGGCGGCTCACGCCGCTTCTGTCGCCCCCGTCGCCGCCGAAAACGGCATGGTGGTCACGGCCCAGCATCTGGCCAGTCATGTGGGCGTCGATGTGCTCAAGAACGGTGGTAACGCCGTCGATGCCGCCGTCGCGGTCGGGTATGCGCTGGCAGTGGTGTATCCCGCGGCAGGTAACCTGGGCGGCGGTGGTTTCATGACCATTCAACTGGCGGACGGGCGCAAGACCTTCCTCGATTTCCGCGAAAAAGCCCCGCTGGCCGCCACTGCCGACATGTACCTCGACAAAGAGGGCAACGTCGTCCCGGACCTCAGCACCCGTGGTCATCTGGCGGTCGGCGTGCCGGGCACCGTGTCTGGTATGGAACTGGCGCTGAAAACCTACGGCACCAAACCGCGCAAGGAAGTGATCGCCCCGGCGATCAAACTCGCTGAAGACGGCTTTGTGCTGGAGCAGGGCGATGTCGATTTGCTGGAGTCCGCCACCGACGTCTTCAAAAAGGACATGAAAGATTCCGGCTCGATTTTCCTGAGCAACGGCGAGCCGATGCAAGTCGGCCAGAAACTGGTGCAAAAAGACCTCGGCAAAACCCTACGGGAAATCTCCGAGAAGGGCGCCGACGGTTTCTATAAGGGCTGGGTCGCTGACGCGATCGTCACCTCCAGTCAGGCCAACAAAGGCATCATCACCCAGGCCGACCTCGACAAATACAAGACCCGCGAACTGGCACCCATCGAGTGCGATTACCGTGGCTACCACGTGGTCTCGGCACCACCGCCAAGCTCCGGCGGCGTAGTGATCTGCGAGATCATGAACATCCTCGACGGCTACCCGATGAAAGACCTGGGGTACCGCTCGGCGCAGGGTATGCATTACCAGATCGAAGCCATGCGCCACGCGTATGTCGACCGTAACAGCTACCTCGGCGACCCGGACTTCGTGAAAAATCCGATCGCCCATTTGCTGGATAAAAACTACGCGAGCAAAATCCGCGCTGCCATCAATCCGCAAAAGGCCGGTGTGTCCCGCGAGCTCAAACCCGGCGTCGCGCCGCACGAAGGCAGCAACACCACCCATTACTCCATCGTCGATAAATGGGGCAACGCGGTGTCGGTGACCTACACCTTGAACGACTGGTTTGGCGCCGGGGTCATGGCCAGCAAAACCGGGGTCATCCTCAACGACGAAATGGACGACTTCACCTCGAAAATCGGCGTGCCGAACATGTACGGTCTGGTGCAAGGGGAGGCCAACGCCATCGCGCCGGGCAAGGCGCCGCTGTCGTCCATGAGCCCGACCATCGTCACCAAGGACGGCAAAGTCGTGATGGTCGTCGGCACCCCCGGCGGCAGCCGCATCATCACCGCGACCTTGCTGACCATCCTCAACGTGATCGACTACGGCATGAACATCCAGGAGGCGGTGGATGCGCCGCGTTTCCACCAGCAGTGGTTGCCGGAAGAGACCAACCTGGAGGCGTTCACCACCAGTCCGGACACGGTGAAACTGCTTGAAAGCTGGGGCCACAAGTTTGCAGGGCCGCAGGATGCCAACCATATCGCCGCGATCCTGGTCGGGGCGCCGTCGCTGGAAGGTAAACCGGTGGGCAAAAACCGTTTCTACGGAGCGAACGATCCGCGTCGTAACACCGGGTTGTCTCTCGGTTATTGA
- a CDS encoding NUDIX domain-containing protein — MPNTAERVNIVESQVLSHDWYLLKKITFDYQRNNGEWQRQTREVYDRGNGAAILLFNREKKTVVLTRQFRLPVFVNGHDGLLIEVAAGLLEGAAPEERIRDEAEEETGYRVHHVQKVFEAYMSPGSVTEKLHFFIAEYDASSKVGEGGGLEEETEELEVLEWPFEAALEAFYRGEICDAKTIMLLQYAAMKNMFT; from the coding sequence ATGCCGAACACAGCCGAGCGGGTCAACATCGTCGAGTCCCAGGTGTTGTCCCACGACTGGTATCTGCTGAAGAAAATCACCTTCGATTACCAGCGCAACAACGGCGAATGGCAACGCCAGACTCGCGAGGTCTATGACCGTGGCAATGGCGCGGCGATTCTGCTGTTCAACCGCGAGAAGAAAACCGTCGTACTGACCCGGCAATTCCGCTTGCCGGTGTTCGTCAATGGTCACGACGGTCTGTTGATCGAGGTGGCTGCGGGATTGCTCGAAGGCGCTGCGCCCGAAGAACGCATCCGCGATGAAGCGGAGGAAGAAACCGGTTATCGCGTGCACCATGTGCAGAAGGTGTTCGAGGCCTACATGAGCCCCGGCTCGGTGACTGAGAAACTGCATTTTTTCATCGCCGAATACGATGCTTCATCGAAAGTCGGCGAGGGCGGCGGGCTCGAAGAAGAGACCGAAGAACTGGAAGTGCTGGAGTGGCCGTTCGAGGCCGCACTGGAAGCGTTTTATCGCGGGGAGATCTGCGACGCGAAGACCATCATGCTGCTGCAGTACGCCGCCATGAAAAATATGTTCACCTGA